The Rhodocytophaga rosea genome has a segment encoding these proteins:
- the scpB gene encoding SMC-Scp complex subunit ScpB, whose amino-acid sequence MNFLQNHIEALIFCSSAPMKIDEIHSCLNEMLETEIPLSDISNSLQTLLDKYSSDDFSFQIYHIADGYQFLSKPAYQASIQVLLKQKSKKRLSTAALETLSIIAYKQPVTKTEIEQVRGVSCDYALQKLLDKELIVIKGKSDAVGRPLLYGTSQKFIEYFGLNSLKDLPQPKDFAASDNEIGQTSE is encoded by the coding sequence TTGAACTTTTTGCAAAACCATATTGAGGCACTTATTTTTTGTTCATCGGCCCCGATGAAAATAGACGAAATCCACTCTTGCCTCAATGAAATGCTTGAAACTGAAATTCCGTTATCAGATATAAGCAATTCCCTTCAAACATTACTTGATAAATATTCTTCAGATGATTTTTCATTTCAGATTTATCATATTGCTGATGGTTATCAGTTTCTTTCTAAACCCGCTTACCAAGCCAGTATTCAGGTATTGTTAAAGCAAAAATCAAAAAAGCGTTTATCAACAGCAGCTTTAGAGACACTATCCATTATTGCATATAAACAACCAGTAACAAAAACAGAAATTGAACAGGTAAGAGGTGTAAGTTGTGATTATGCGCTTCAGAAATTACTGGATAAAGAACTGATCGTGATCAAAGGTAAATCAGATGCAGTAGGACGACCGCTATTATATGGAACCAGTCAGAAATTTATAGAATATTTTGGCTTAAATTCTTTAAAAGATTTGCCGCAACCCAAAGATTTCGCTGCTTCAGATAATGAAATAGGCCAGACAAGCGAATAA
- the rfaE2 gene encoding D-glycero-beta-D-manno-heptose 1-phosphate adenylyltransferase — MSSDAKIVDWQTATQVVSQWKQQKLSIVFTNGCFDIIHIGHVDYLEKARALGDKLILGLNSDSSVRNIKGEKRPVVSEYARARVMAALSFVDAVVLFDEDTPLRLIQTIKPDILVKGDDYMLENIVGADFVIENGGSVKTVPLVKGFSTSAIIQKIKNVY; from the coding sequence ATGAGCAGCGACGCTAAAATTGTAGATTGGCAAACAGCAACACAAGTAGTTAGCCAATGGAAACAGCAAAAATTATCTATTGTATTCACCAACGGCTGTTTTGATATTATACATATTGGCCATGTGGATTATCTGGAAAAAGCACGGGCTTTGGGTGATAAATTAATTCTTGGATTAAATTCTGATAGCTCAGTCCGGAATATTAAAGGAGAAAAACGTCCGGTTGTATCTGAGTATGCACGAGCCAGGGTAATGGCTGCCTTATCATTTGTGGATGCTGTTGTTTTGTTTGATGAAGATACGCCATTACGTCTGATTCAGACAATAAAACCTGACATTTTGGTAAAAGGTGACGATTATATGCTTGAAAACATCGTAGGCGCAGATTTTGTTATAGAAAATGGAGGAAGTGTAAAAACTGTACCTTTGGTAAAAGGATTTTCTACTTCCGCTATTATTCAGAAAATAAAAAACGTATATTAA
- a CDS encoding phage holin family protein — protein MEKLLENITRYLEARIELTKIDIQQKIAGAIVTGIQLGAISILILFTVLFASVGLANYLNTVIGNSFAGYLIVAGFYLVLFFIVKASHKAIQARVEKMTDDMFSAKKENQQAHANDEVEVVVDRAATDAELNNGFSKNSVNK, from the coding sequence GTGGAAAAATTACTAGAAAATATTACCAGATATCTGGAAGCACGTATTGAGTTAACAAAAATAGATATACAGCAAAAAATAGCAGGTGCTATTGTAACTGGCATACAATTAGGAGCTATATCTATTCTGATTCTATTTACAGTGCTGTTTGCCAGTGTTGGTCTGGCTAATTACTTGAATACTGTGATTGGGAATAGCTTTGCCGGTTATTTAATTGTAGCTGGCTTTTACTTAGTTCTTTTCTTTATCGTAAAAGCATCACACAAAGCTATACAGGCTAGAGTCGAAAAGATGACAGATGATATGTTCAGTGCTAAGAAAGAAAACCAACAGGCACATGCTAATGATGAAGTGGAAGTGGTAGTAGACCGAGCGGCCACTGATGCAGAGTTAAATAATGGATTTAGTAAAAACAGTGTGAATAAATAG
- a CDS encoding lysylphosphatidylglycerol synthase transmembrane domain-containing protein, translated as MKARILTFFKYALPLVVAFLLLKFYVFEQISLADMVQEFRQANYNWVVLSGVMLLLAHMSRAHRWNLLMQPLGYRPGLFQTFLAVMVGYFANLILPRMGEVTRCGILQRMERVPLHTSFGTVVAERIFDVIMLLLLLSLNFILEFNRLSTFFMDFFSSKFSSLGNLSQNVYIIFTCIIILGLFVLIALYKYRSRFTKLAFFAKIRTFVKGMLEGVLSVRKLDRKWDFALQTILIWIFYYGASYSLTFALPDTPRLTMLAGLTILMMGGLGMAAPVQGGTGPFHILVSSALLLYGWNQEDGLVLATFIWASQTLLTLAVGGICFIISIFMTKPATEQIPAQS; from the coding sequence ATGAAAGCCAGAATACTAACTTTTTTTAAATATGCCTTGCCATTGGTGGTGGCCTTTCTCTTACTCAAATTCTATGTGTTTGAGCAAATTAGTCTGGCAGATATGGTGCAGGAGTTCCGGCAGGCAAATTACAACTGGGTCGTTCTTTCTGGGGTTATGCTACTGTTAGCCCATATGAGCCGGGCTCATCGTTGGAACTTACTCATGCAGCCACTTGGTTATCGCCCTGGCTTATTTCAAACTTTTCTGGCTGTAATGGTAGGCTATTTTGCCAATTTGATATTACCCCGTATGGGAGAAGTTACCCGCTGTGGCATTCTGCAACGTATGGAAAGAGTGCCTTTACATACCTCTTTTGGCACTGTAGTAGCCGAGCGGATTTTTGATGTGATTATGCTGTTACTCCTACTTAGCCTTAATTTCATTCTTGAATTTAACCGGCTCAGCACCTTCTTTATGGATTTTTTCTCTTCTAAATTCAGTAGTCTGGGCAATCTTTCACAAAATGTATATATTATATTTACTTGTATTATTATTCTGGGTTTATTCGTCTTGATAGCTTTATATAAATATAGATCAAGATTTACTAAACTGGCTTTTTTTGCTAAAATCAGAACGTTTGTAAAAGGAATGCTGGAAGGTGTACTAAGTGTTCGTAAACTGGATAGAAAGTGGGACTTTGCCTTACAAACCATCCTTATCTGGATATTCTATTATGGAGCTTCTTATTCGCTTACCTTTGCTTTGCCTGATACACCCAGGCTTACTATGCTTGCCGGATTAACTATTCTGATGATGGGTGGCTTAGGAATGGCCGCACCAGTACAAGGGGGCACCGGACCTTTTCATATTTTAGTGAGTAGCGCCTTATTACTATATGGCTGGAATCAGGAAGATGGATTGGTACTGGCTACTTTCATCTGGGCATCACAAACATTACTAACTCTGGCGGTAGGCGGTATCTGTTTTATCATTAGTATATTTATGACTAAACCTGCCACTGAGCAAATTCCGGCACAATCATGA
- a CDS encoding alpha-ketoacid dehydrogenase subunit alpha/beta — protein sequence MKFDRKHYTSDTLLDLYKAILKPRLIEEKMLILLRQNRISKWFSGIGQEAIAVGSTMALQEDEYILPLHRNLGVFTVRNCPLDQLFAQFQGKATGFTKGRDRSFHFGTNAHHIVGMISHLNAQLPVADGIALGDLLAKRKKITLAYSGDGGTSEGDFHEALNIAAVWNLPVIFLIENNGYGLSTPNQEQYKCEYLVSRGAGYGMKAIQVDGNNILEVYDTVLRISEEMRENPHPVLIEALTFRMRGHEETSGVKYVPQELLEKWAQLDPVTNYEQFLLEESVLNKDLIKEIRSGIKEEINQALEKAFAAPEPVADTKTELQDMYKPFIQPERKPDNTDVSEKRYIDAISDALRQSMLIYPQLILMGQDIAEYGGVFKITEGFVQQFGKERVRNTPLCESAIIGAGLGLSVKGYKAMVEMQFADFVSCGFNQVINNIAKSHYRWGQNADVVIRMPTGAGTAAGPFHSQSNEAWFFHTPGLKIVYPATPYDAKGLLNAAIEDPNPVLYFEHKSLYRSVSAIIPDTYYTVPIGKAMIVSEGEDVTIVTYGMGVYWAQQAVRAIPEIKAEIIDLRTLLPWDKETVEASVKKTGKVLVAHEDCITGGIGAEIAAWISEYCFTYLDAPVMREGSLDTAVPFSPSLEQNFLPKYRMEEKIKKLLAF from the coding sequence GTGAAATTCGACAGAAAACACTACACCAGCGATACCTTACTGGATTTATATAAAGCTATTCTCAAGCCCCGGCTCATTGAAGAAAAGATGCTGATACTTTTGCGGCAGAACCGCATCAGTAAATGGTTTTCGGGTATAGGACAGGAAGCCATTGCTGTAGGTTCTACCATGGCCTTACAGGAAGATGAATACATTTTACCGCTTCACCGGAACCTGGGTGTATTTACCGTACGCAATTGTCCGCTTGACCAGTTGTTTGCCCAGTTTCAGGGAAAGGCCACCGGCTTTACCAAAGGCCGTGACCGTTCTTTTCACTTCGGCACCAATGCCCATCATATTGTAGGGATGATTTCACACCTCAATGCCCAGCTTCCGGTAGCCGATGGCATTGCGCTAGGAGATTTACTGGCGAAACGGAAGAAGATAACCTTAGCCTATAGTGGCGATGGAGGCACCAGTGAAGGAGATTTTCATGAAGCCCTGAATATAGCCGCTGTCTGGAATCTGCCTGTTATTTTCCTGATTGAAAACAATGGCTATGGACTTTCTACCCCCAACCAGGAACAATACAAATGCGAGTATCTGGTAAGCCGGGGCGCAGGATATGGCATGAAAGCTATTCAGGTAGATGGCAATAATATTCTGGAAGTTTACGACACTGTTCTTCGGATAAGCGAAGAAATGCGTGAAAATCCTCACCCGGTACTTATTGAAGCTTTAACCTTCCGAATGAGAGGTCATGAAGAAACATCTGGTGTGAAATATGTTCCTCAGGAACTGCTGGAAAAATGGGCGCAACTCGATCCGGTTACTAATTATGAGCAATTTCTGTTAGAGGAATCTGTTTTAAATAAAGATCTGATCAAAGAAATACGTTCCGGAATCAAGGAGGAAATAAATCAAGCACTTGAAAAAGCTTTCGCTGCGCCTGAGCCAGTGGCAGATACCAAAACTGAGCTTCAGGATATGTACAAACCTTTTATACAGCCCGAACGAAAGCCTGACAATACCGATGTTTCTGAGAAAAGATATATTGATGCCATTTCTGATGCCCTTCGCCAGAGTATGCTCATATATCCCCAACTCATTTTGATGGGACAAGATATTGCCGAATATGGAGGTGTTTTTAAAATTACAGAAGGATTTGTACAGCAATTTGGTAAAGAAAGAGTACGTAATACACCTTTGTGCGAATCAGCTATTATTGGAGCTGGGCTGGGGCTCTCAGTAAAAGGCTATAAGGCAATGGTGGAAATGCAGTTTGCTGATTTTGTCTCCTGTGGATTTAACCAGGTTATAAATAACATAGCTAAAAGCCATTACCGCTGGGGCCAGAATGCCGATGTAGTCATCCGGATGCCTACAGGGGCTGGAACTGCCGCCGGACCATTTCATTCCCAATCCAATGAGGCCTGGTTCTTTCATACACCCGGACTTAAAATTGTGTATCCGGCAACGCCATATGATGCCAAAGGTTTATTAAATGCTGCGATAGAAGATCCTAATCCAGTACTATATTTTGAACATAAATCCTTGTACCGTTCTGTTTCTGCTATTATTCCTGATACTTATTATACCGTACCTATCGGAAAAGCAATGATTGTTTCTGAAGGTGAAGATGTAACAATAGTTACATATGGTATGGGCGTATACTGGGCGCAGCAAGCAGTAAGGGCTATCCCAGAAATAAAAGCAGAAATTATAGATTTACGCACGTTGTTACCCTGGGATAAAGAAACAGTAGAAGCAAGTGTAAAAAAAACTGGTAAGGTTTTGGTGGCACATGAAGATTGTATCACAGGCGGAATTGGGGCAGAAATAGCAGCTTGGATTTCAGAATATTGCTTTACTTATTTAGATGCTCCAGTTATGCGGGAAGGTAGCCTTGATACAGCCGTTCCTTTTTCGCCATCGTTAGAGCAAAATTTCTTACCTAAGTATAGAATGGAAGAAAAAATTAAAAAATTACTTGCATTTTAA
- the ytxJ gene encoding bacillithiol system redox-active protein YtxJ, whose protein sequence is MKWNVLNNSTQLEEIKRLSEQQPVIVFKHSTRCSISATALNRLERNWKEEEMAAVKPYFLDLLSYRPVSNAVAQAFDVYHQSPQILVIHKGNCVYHTSHMDISYPGLKAQLAQLDVAA, encoded by the coding sequence ATGAAATGGAATGTATTAAATAACAGTACCCAGCTAGAAGAAATAAAAAGATTATCAGAACAACAACCTGTAATAGTTTTTAAGCATAGTACCCGTTGTTCTATCAGTGCTACGGCTTTGAACCGATTGGAAAGAAACTGGAAAGAAGAGGAAATGGCAGCTGTGAAACCATATTTTCTGGATCTGCTTTCGTATAGGCCTGTTTCTAATGCAGTAGCGCAAGCGTTTGATGTATATCATCAATCACCACAGATACTAGTTATTCATAAAGGAAACTGTGTATATCATACTTCACATATGGATATTTCTTACCCTGGATTAAAAGCTCAACTTGCTCAATTAGACGTAGCTGCTTAA
- a CDS encoding geranylgeranylglyceryl/heptaprenylglyceryl phosphate synthase, translated as MTPTILNRFISAKVNRLKSFAVLIDPDKTDAAACLQLIRHSVENKVDFFFVGGSLITGNTMGQLIKLIKTNSSIPVILFPGSNLHIDMSADALLFLSLISGRNPELLIGQHVIAAPVLKKSNLEILPTGYILIDSGRQTTVSYISNTTPIPYDKPEIAACTAMAGEMLGLKLIYLDGGSGAQKQISSRMIASVRKSVDVPLIVGGGIRSAEEAAEVMEAGADVIVIGNGIEKNLNLLAEVSEKVHNYNKALS; from the coding sequence ATGACACCCACTATACTGAACCGATTTATATCAGCTAAAGTAAACAGACTAAAATCTTTTGCCGTATTAATAGACCCTGATAAAACAGATGCTGCTGCTTGCCTGCAACTTATTCGGCACAGCGTTGAAAATAAAGTTGATTTCTTTTTTGTAGGAGGTAGCCTGATAACAGGCAACACTATGGGGCAGCTCATTAAACTGATTAAAACAAATTCCTCTATTCCTGTTATTTTGTTTCCTGGCAGTAACCTGCATATTGATATGTCGGCTGATGCACTTCTTTTTTTATCACTTATCTCTGGCAGGAATCCTGAACTTTTAATCGGCCAACATGTAATTGCTGCTCCGGTTTTAAAGAAGAGTAACCTGGAGATTCTACCTACAGGCTATATTTTGATAGACAGTGGCCGACAGACAACTGTTTCTTATATCAGTAACACGACTCCTATTCCCTATGATAAACCTGAAATTGCTGCCTGTACTGCTATGGCAGGTGAAATGCTGGGTCTAAAATTAATTTATTTAGATGGAGGCAGTGGAGCCCAGAAACAGATTTCATCACGCATGATTGCCAGTGTACGGAAGTCAGTAGATGTTCCTTTAATTGTGGGAGGGGGCATTCGTTCAGCGGAAGAAGCAGCCGAAGTTATGGAAGCAGGCGCAGATGTGATTGTTATTGGGAATGGTATAGAAAAAAACCTCAACTTATTAGCTGAGGTTTCTGAGAAAGTACATAATTATAACAAAGCTTTGAGTTAA
- a CDS encoding TraR/DksA family transcriptional regulator, protein MKITNQEENLRYSEEELKEFEELISQKLDQSRKELNYIKQALSKRNDSGTDNTSGTSKLLEDGADTTEKENLSQLAARQQKFTQQLENAMIRIKNGTYGICVDTGKLIPKERLRAVPHTQHSIEAKLKKAN, encoded by the coding sequence ATGAAAATTACCAATCAAGAAGAGAATCTACGGTACTCTGAAGAAGAGCTTAAAGAATTTGAAGAGCTTATCTCACAGAAACTGGATCAATCCAGAAAAGAACTCAACTATATCAAGCAGGCATTGAGTAAGAGAAACGATAGCGGTACAGATAATACCTCAGGTACATCCAAATTATTGGAAGACGGTGCGGATACCACTGAAAAGGAAAATCTGAGCCAACTAGCCGCCCGTCAGCAGAAATTTACTCAGCAACTGGAAAATGCCATGATCCGCATTAAGAATGGCACCTATGGTATATGTGTTGACACTGGCAAGCTTATTCCCAAAGAAAGACTTCGTGCCGTGCCTCATACTCAGCATTCCATAGAAGCCAAACTAAAAAAAGCCAATTAA
- a CDS encoding pseudouridine synthase, whose amino-acid sequence MIESGEIKVNGKVVTELGYQVNPNDTVKYGNRVLNKEKMVYLLLNKPKDFITTTEDPDERKTVMDLVKSACEQRIYPVGRLDRNTTGLLLLTNDGELAEKMAHPSNNVKKVYQVELDKPITKADYQKIIDGVELEDGKVTIDDLAIVSSDGTTLGLEIHLGRNRIVRRLFEHLGYEVIKLDRVVYAGLTKKDLPRGKWRFLNEKEVITLKYLI is encoded by the coding sequence TTGATTGAATCCGGAGAAATAAAAGTTAATGGTAAGGTTGTAACGGAACTTGGCTACCAGGTAAATCCTAATGATACCGTGAAGTATGGAAACCGGGTGCTGAACAAAGAGAAAATGGTGTATTTGCTGCTTAATAAACCCAAGGATTTCATCACAACCACCGAAGATCCTGACGAACGCAAAACAGTAATGGACTTAGTAAAAAGCGCCTGTGAACAAAGAATCTATCCGGTAGGTAGGTTAGACCGTAACACAACAGGTTTACTCTTATTAACAAATGATGGTGAGCTTGCCGAAAAAATGGCTCATCCTTCCAATAATGTTAAAAAAGTTTACCAGGTGGAACTCGATAAACCCATCACCAAAGCTGATTATCAAAAGATTATAGACGGTGTGGAATTAGAAGATGGAAAAGTAACGATTGATGATCTGGCAATTGTAAGCTCTGATGGTACTACTTTAGGGCTGGAAATTCATTTGGGAAGAAACCGCATTGTAAGAAGATTATTCGAGCATTTAGGTTATGAAGTGATCAAACTTGACAGAGTAGTTTATGCTGGTCTTACAAAAAAGGATTTACCTCGTGGAAAATGGCGTTTCCTTAATGAGAAAGAGGTAATTACCTTAAAATATTTGATATAG
- a CDS encoding class I SAM-dependent methyltransferase — MKLNIRPDNLLEYIAKWTLIAPLPLADTNISFINARIIMEAVHLGVFEALKDKSKTLEEIAAATQLNGHALRSFLGALTSAEYLTYTDGKFKITPVVRKWLLKDAKQSLYDQLIFSDIMWDWMTEMRSFLKTGKGLQYHETFTAQQWDHYQKGMLAVAKATSAEVGKKTPVPAGATQMLDIGGSHGLYSAEICKRHPQINSTILDLPPAVEKARPILATLYSGNNIQYKAGNALEEDLGEQVYDLVFMANLVHHFTHEQNLALCKKIYRALKPGGYVIIQEFLRPESPKSADQVASVLDVFFALTSTSGTWSLKEISGWQQSAGFSPKKLVKFLAIPGNAQVVGVKIK; from the coding sequence ATGAAATTAAACATCAGACCCGATAATTTGCTTGAATACATCGCCAAATGGACACTTATTGCCCCCCTCCCACTAGCCGATACCAATATTTCGTTCATCAATGCCAGAATTATTATGGAAGCTGTACATCTGGGTGTATTTGAAGCTTTAAAGGATAAGAGTAAAACTTTGGAGGAAATTGCTGCGGCCACTCAACTAAACGGTCATGCTTTGCGGAGCTTTCTGGGTGCGCTTACGTCAGCCGAATATTTAACATATACTGATGGGAAATTTAAAATTACACCAGTGGTGCGGAAATGGTTGCTCAAAGATGCCAAGCAATCTTTGTATGACCAGCTAATATTCTCTGATATTATGTGGGACTGGATGACAGAGATGCGCAGTTTTCTTAAAACCGGAAAAGGATTACAATATCACGAAACATTTACTGCCCAGCAATGGGATCACTATCAGAAAGGAATGCTGGCTGTAGCCAAAGCAACCTCTGCTGAAGTAGGAAAAAAAACGCCGGTTCCTGCTGGAGCAACACAAATGCTGGATATTGGCGGTTCGCATGGATTATATTCTGCCGAAATCTGTAAACGTCATCCGCAAATCAACTCTACCATTCTCGACCTTCCGCCTGCGGTAGAAAAAGCCAGACCTATTCTAGCTACGCTCTATTCCGGCAATAATATTCAATATAAGGCTGGTAATGCATTGGAAGAAGATCTGGGAGAACAAGTATATGATCTGGTATTTATGGCTAATCTCGTTCATCACTTCACACATGAACAAAATCTGGCCTTATGCAAAAAGATTTACAGGGCTTTAAAACCAGGTGGCTATGTTATTATTCAGGAATTTCTCCGGCCTGAATCACCCAAATCTGCCGATCAGGTAGCCAGTGTACTGGATGTATTTTTTGCCTTAACCAGCACTTCCGGAACCTGGTCGTTAAAGGAAATTTCAGGCTGGCAACAATCAGCAGGTTTTTCACCTAAGAAACTTGTAAAGTTTCTGGCAATTCCTGGAAATGCACAGGTTGTAGGAGTAAAAATCAAGTAA
- a CDS encoding zinc metallopeptidase — protein MGIYLIVILTMLASWLVSWRLKSKFKEYSQIGLASNLSGKEIAEKMLHDNSIHDVRVVSVEGTLTDHYNPADKTVNLSPEVYHGRSAAAAAVSAHECGHAVQHATAYSMLKFRSAMVPALSVTSRYMQWIILAGVLLINTTPIPLAIGVALFALTTLFSFITLPVEFDASRRALAWIDRKGVVTSQEHTMAKDALWWAAMTYVVAAIGSLATLLYYVSLLMGRSDD, from the coding sequence ATGGGCATTTATTTAATAGTTATCCTTACAATGCTTGCCAGCTGGCTAGTAAGCTGGCGCTTGAAAAGCAAGTTCAAAGAATATTCTCAAATAGGACTAGCTTCTAACCTGAGCGGTAAAGAAATAGCTGAGAAAATGTTGCACGATAATAGTATACATGATGTCCGTGTAGTTTCTGTAGAAGGTACGCTTACCGACCATTATAACCCAGCTGATAAAACGGTTAATTTAAGTCCGGAAGTATATCATGGTAGAAGTGCTGCTGCTGCTGCCGTGTCTGCACACGAATGTGGTCATGCTGTGCAACATGCTACCGCATACAGTATGCTTAAATTTCGTTCAGCTATGGTACCAGCCTTGAGTGTTACATCACGTTATATGCAATGGATTATTCTGGCCGGTGTACTTTTAATTAATACAACTCCGATTCCATTGGCGATAGGTGTGGCTTTATTTGCACTGACTACGCTATTTAGTTTTATAACCTTGCCAGTAGAATTTGATGCCAGCAGAAGGGCATTAGCCTGGATTGACAGAAAAGGTGTTGTAACCAGTCAAGAACATACTATGGCTAAAGATGCTTTATGGTGGGCCGCTATGACTTATGTGGTAGCTGCAATTGGGTCTCTGGCTACTTTACTATATTATGTTTCCCTGTTAATGGGTCGCAGCGACGATTAA
- a CDS encoding helix-turn-helix domain-containing protein, protein MEDYNKIIESLGVRFIKAKNIKLLQSIHIKNFYDVENTVVLLHQGEIAFGAEKEKVKEGEVLFVPGGKLVPLTYGNSSSNVITNEDFVSNKEKYFAVNKDINKIGTLSDSFGFITFEAKVFDSVNFFASLDIPPFILTNTPELAKTINELIVEDLSGLPGKERVIKIKTEEIVVEIIRYILKNRLFVEQLATNSTYFKDPRLIDIFAYIKEYLGGDLSNKVLANVANVSEDYVGQYFKMLTGINPQDYIEYQRMEMAVNLLRTSKKSIREIGAEVGYKDTAYFCRRFKMMFGIPAGKMRRRESLMNI, encoded by the coding sequence ATGGAAGATTATAATAAGATTATAGAATCTTTAGGAGTAAGATTCATTAAAGCCAAGAATATTAAACTTCTTCAATCCATCCACATTAAGAACTTTTATGATGTAGAAAATACAGTCGTGCTGCTGCATCAGGGAGAGATCGCTTTTGGAGCCGAAAAAGAAAAAGTAAAAGAAGGGGAAGTATTATTTGTACCTGGAGGAAAACTGGTGCCTCTTACCTACGGCAACTCCAGTTCAAATGTTATTACTAATGAGGATTTTGTAAGCAATAAGGAAAAGTACTTTGCTGTCAATAAGGACATTAACAAAATAGGCACTTTAAGCGATTCATTTGGATTTATTACCTTCGAAGCAAAAGTATTTGATTCGGTTAACTTTTTTGCTTCCCTGGATATTCCTCCCTTTATTTTAACAAACACACCAGAACTGGCCAAAACCATTAATGAACTCATTGTAGAAGATTTATCTGGCTTACCTGGAAAAGAACGGGTAATTAAAATAAAAACTGAAGAGATCGTAGTAGAAATTATTCGGTATATTCTTAAAAACAGGCTTTTTGTAGAGCAACTAGCCACCAACAGCACCTATTTCAAAGACCCAAGGCTGATCGATATTTTTGCTTATATTAAGGAATATTTAGGAGGAGATCTTTCTAACAAAGTATTAGCCAATGTAGCTAATGTGTCAGAAGATTATGTGGGCCAGTATTTTAAAATGCTGACTGGAATTAATCCTCAGGATTATATTGAATACCAGCGCATGGAGATGGCGGTTAATCTGTTAAGAACTTCTAAAAAGAGCATTCGTGAAATTGGTGCAGAAGTAGGATATAAAGATACAGCGTATTTTTGCAGAAGATTTAAGATGATGTTTGGAATACCTGCTGGTAAAATGCGTCGCCGGGAATCATTAATGAATATTTAA
- a CDS encoding acyl-CoA dehydrogenase: MNTSTVLTQGFSFQLTEEQVAVQAAAREFAQNELLPGVIERDELQKFPAEQIRKMGELGFMGMMVDPKYNGGGMDTISYVLAMEEISKIDASASVAMSVNNSLVCWGLEKYGTEEQKQKYLTRLATGEIIGAFCLSEPEAGSDATSQKTTAQDRGDYYLLNGTKNWITNGSSASVYIVIAQTYPEKGHKGINALIVEKGIPGFVIGKKENKMGIRGSDTHSLMFTDVKVPKENRIGEDGFGFKFAMSTLNGGRIGIAAQALGIASGAYELSLKYAKERKAFGKEIAQHQAIQFKLADMATQIDAARLLCLQAAFLKDQYADFAKASAMAKLFASKVAMDTTVEAVQIHGGYGYVKEYHVERLMRDAKITQIYEGTSEIQKIVISREILK; the protein is encoded by the coding sequence ATGAATACATCAACTGTGCTAACCCAGGGCTTCAGTTTTCAGCTTACAGAAGAGCAAGTAGCTGTACAGGCAGCAGCCCGTGAATTCGCTCAAAATGAGTTGCTGCCAGGTGTTATTGAAAGAGATGAATTGCAAAAGTTTCCTGCTGAGCAAATCCGTAAGATGGGCGAACTGGGGTTTATGGGTATGATGGTTGATCCAAAATACAATGGAGGCGGTATGGATACTATTTCCTATGTACTGGCGATGGAAGAAATATCTAAAATTGATGCATCAGCTTCCGTAGCAATGTCTGTGAATAATTCTCTGGTTTGCTGGGGATTAGAAAAATATGGAACTGAAGAACAAAAGCAGAAATACCTGACACGGCTGGCAACTGGTGAAATTATTGGTGCTTTCTGTCTGTCGGAGCCAGAGGCAGGTTCTGATGCAACATCTCAGAAAACAACGGCTCAGGATAGGGGTGATTATTATCTGCTTAATGGTACCAAAAACTGGATTACCAATGGTAGTTCAGCTTCAGTATATATTGTGATTGCACAAACCTATCCGGAAAAAGGTCATAAAGGTATTAATGCTTTAATTGTTGAGAAAGGAATTCCGGGGTTTGTTATAGGAAAGAAGGAAAACAAAATGGGAATCAGAGGCTCAGATACACATTCTCTGATGTTTACAGATGTAAAAGTACCTAAAGAAAACCGTATTGGTGAAGATGGATTCGGATTCAAATTTGCCATGTCTACCTTGAATGGGGGCCGGATTGGCATTGCAGCACAAGCGTTAGGAATTGCTTCTGGTGCCTATGAACTATCTCTTAAATATGCCAAGGAACGCAAAGCATTTGGGAAAGAGATCGCCCAGCATCAGGCAATTCAATTTAAACTGGCAGATATGGCTACTCAGATTGATGCTGCCCGTTTGCTTTGTTTACAAGCTGCTTTCCTTAAAGACCAGTATGCTGATTTTGCAAAAGCCAGCGCCATGGCAAAACTATTTGCTTCTAAAGTAGCCATGGATACTACTGTCGAAGCCGTGCAGATTCATGGGGGCTATGGATATGTAAAAGAATATCATGTAGAACGCCTGATGCGTGATGCAAAAATCACTCAAATTTATGAAGGTACTTCTGAGATACAGAAAATTGTAATTTCACGGGAAATACTCAAATGA